In a genomic window of Zingiber officinale cultivar Zhangliang chromosome 9B, Zo_v1.1, whole genome shotgun sequence:
- the LOC122023941 gene encoding homeobox protein knotted-1-like 13 isoform X2 has product MAFQNHLSDELAMPQYVERKLAAGTPAMLRKAIDQFTAAQNSAGASSSEEEDGTGDGNDFHRLMDGVGKPALAGGSGPTWLNSAILQQHGHGSFLHLQTAPEADALPGWRGGGEGYWFPRPPILRSSGGEEGEEVPVSSDSIVAAAMSSGGGEGSGLREIGEPEARGSGGATAEGTWQNARCKAEILAHPLYEQLLSAHVSCLRIATPVDQLQRIDGQLALSQQVVSKYSALGGGQMIGDNRELDQFMTHYVLLLSSFREQLQQHVRVHAMEAVMTCWELEQSLQSLTAGVSPGEGTGATMSDDEDDQEDGDTNLLDGSLDEPVYTMGFGSLVPTETERSLMERVRQELKHELKQGYKGKIVDIREEILRKRKAGRLPGDSTSTLKAWWQSHSKWPYPTEDDKTRLVQETGLQLKQINNWFINQRKRNWHSTNPSSSSTLKTKRKR; this is encoded by the exons ATGGCGTTCCAAAACCACCTCTCCGACGAGCTGGCGATGCCGCAGTACGTGGAGCGGAAGCTGGCGGCGGGCACCCCTGCGATGCTGAGGAAAGCCATCGATCAGTTCACTGCGGCTCAAAATTCCGCCGGCGCCTCATCGAGCGAGGAGGAAGACGGTACCGGGGACGGAAATGATTTCCACCGCCTAATGGATGGCGTCGGGAAGCCTGCCTTAGCCGGCGGGAGCGGCCCGACTTGGCTCAATAGCGCAATTCTCCAGCAACATGGACATGGGAGCTTCTTGCATCTCCAGACCGCTCCTGAGGCGGATGCTTTGCCAGGATGGCGCGGAGGGGGCGAGGGGTACTGGTTCCCCCGGCCGCCAATCCTGCGAAGCAGCGGGGGAGAGGAGGGGGAGGAAGTTCCGGTGTCGAGCGACTCCATCGTGGCAGCGGCGATGTCTTCGGGCGGCGGAGAAGGGAGCGGCTTGCGCGAGATCGGAGAGCCTGAGGCGCGGGGGAGCGGCGGCGCCACCGCGGAGGGGACGTGGCAGAATGCGAGGTGCAAGGCGGAGATATTGGCGCACCCCTTATACGAGCAGCTTTTGTCGGCACACGTCTCTTGCCTGAGGATCGCCACGCCGGTGGACCAGCTGCAGAGGATCGATGGCCAGCTCGCGCTGTCGCAGCAGGTTGTGTCCAAGTACTCGGCGCTCGGCGGTGGCCAGATGATAGGAGACAACAGGGAGCTCGATCAATTTAtg ACACATTACGTCTTGCTGCTTAGTTCCTTCAGAGAACAACTACAACAACATGTCCGTGTTCATGCTATGGAGGCAGTGATGACTTGTTGGGAGCTTGAACAATCACTTCAAAGCCTCACAG CAGGAGTCTCTCCTGGTGAAGGCACAGGAGCAACTATGTCCGATGATGAGGATGACCAAGAAGACGGTGACACAAACTTGCTCGATGGAAGCTTGGACGAACCAGTGTACACCATGGGCTTTGGCTCCCTTGTTCCGACAGAGACCGAGCGATCCTTGATGGAACGTGTCAGGCAAGAGCTTAAGCATGAGCTAAAACAG GGTTACAAAGGCAAGATCGTAGACATTAGAGAAGAAATTCTTCGTAAGCGAAAAGCCGGTAGACTCCCCGGGGACAGCACTTCCACACTGAAGGCCTGGTGGCAATCACACTCCAAGTGGCCTTACCCAACG GAGGATGACAAGACACGACTGGTGCAAGAAACAGGGTTACAGTTAAAGCAGATCAATAACTGGTTCATCAACCAGAGAAAAAGGAATTGGCACAGTACTAATCCATCGTCGTCGAGCACCCTAAAAACCAAGCGTAAAAG GTAG
- the LOC122023941 gene encoding homeobox protein knotted-1-like 13 isoform X1 produces MAFQNHLSDELAMPQYVERKLAAGTPAMLRKAIDQFTAAQNSAGASSSEEEDGTGDGNDFHRLMDGVGKPALAGGSGPTWLNSAILQQHGHGSFLHLQTAPEADALPGWRGGGEGYWFPRPPILRSSGGEEGEEVPVSSDSIVAAAMSSGGGEGSGLREIGEPEARGSGGATAEGTWQNARCKAEILAHPLYEQLLSAHVSCLRIATPVDQLQRIDGQLALSQQVVSKYSALGGGQMIGDNRELDQFMTHYVLLLSSFREQLQQHVRVHAMEAVMTCWELEQSLQSLTGVSPGEGTGATMSDDEDDQEDGDTNLLDGSLDEPVYTMGFGSLVPTETERSLMERVRQELKHELKQGYKGKIVDIREEILRKRKAGRLPGDSTSTLKAWWQSHSKWPYPTEDDKTRLVQETGLQLKQINNWFINQRKRNWHSTNPSSSSTLKTKRKRFAINYY; encoded by the exons ATGGCGTTCCAAAACCACCTCTCCGACGAGCTGGCGATGCCGCAGTACGTGGAGCGGAAGCTGGCGGCGGGCACCCCTGCGATGCTGAGGAAAGCCATCGATCAGTTCACTGCGGCTCAAAATTCCGCCGGCGCCTCATCGAGCGAGGAGGAAGACGGTACCGGGGACGGAAATGATTTCCACCGCCTAATGGATGGCGTCGGGAAGCCTGCCTTAGCCGGCGGGAGCGGCCCGACTTGGCTCAATAGCGCAATTCTCCAGCAACATGGACATGGGAGCTTCTTGCATCTCCAGACCGCTCCTGAGGCGGATGCTTTGCCAGGATGGCGCGGAGGGGGCGAGGGGTACTGGTTCCCCCGGCCGCCAATCCTGCGAAGCAGCGGGGGAGAGGAGGGGGAGGAAGTTCCGGTGTCGAGCGACTCCATCGTGGCAGCGGCGATGTCTTCGGGCGGCGGAGAAGGGAGCGGCTTGCGCGAGATCGGAGAGCCTGAGGCGCGGGGGAGCGGCGGCGCCACCGCGGAGGGGACGTGGCAGAATGCGAGGTGCAAGGCGGAGATATTGGCGCACCCCTTATACGAGCAGCTTTTGTCGGCACACGTCTCTTGCCTGAGGATCGCCACGCCGGTGGACCAGCTGCAGAGGATCGATGGCCAGCTCGCGCTGTCGCAGCAGGTTGTGTCCAAGTACTCGGCGCTCGGCGGTGGCCAGATGATAGGAGACAACAGGGAGCTCGATCAATTTAtg ACACATTACGTCTTGCTGCTTAGTTCCTTCAGAGAACAACTACAACAACATGTCCGTGTTCATGCTATGGAGGCAGTGATGACTTGTTGGGAGCTTGAACAATCACTTCAAAGCCTCACAG GAGTCTCTCCTGGTGAAGGCACAGGAGCAACTATGTCCGATGATGAGGATGACCAAGAAGACGGTGACACAAACTTGCTCGATGGAAGCTTGGACGAACCAGTGTACACCATGGGCTTTGGCTCCCTTGTTCCGACAGAGACCGAGCGATCCTTGATGGAACGTGTCAGGCAAGAGCTTAAGCATGAGCTAAAACAG GGTTACAAAGGCAAGATCGTAGACATTAGAGAAGAAATTCTTCGTAAGCGAAAAGCCGGTAGACTCCCCGGGGACAGCACTTCCACACTGAAGGCCTGGTGGCAATCACACTCCAAGTGGCCTTACCCAACG GAGGATGACAAGACACGACTGGTGCAAGAAACAGGGTTACAGTTAAAGCAGATCAATAACTGGTTCATCAACCAGAGAAAAAGGAATTGGCACAGTACTAATCCATCGTCGTCGAGCACCCTAAAAACCAAGCGTAAAAGGTTTGCGATAAATTACTACTGA